CTGTGACGACACCATCTCTAGCACTGTATCCAGgtctttttcacaaaatattctgTGGAGTTCTTTTTTGGATTTATATgccaatttaaatatctttaagtttcagaaaaaaatagtgagaaaatAGAACTAATAATGAATTGATTGAATATTGTGGGATATGCAGTACAGTGCAGTGCAATCCTTTATGAAAGGAGACTGGTGATTTCTACTAGTATTCCATCCAAAGAGGGATAATGTTGCATCCCCTGCACAGAGACAATATAGAATCTAGAATATGAAGTGAAAGATGCCACCCTTCCTGTAGAAGAAATATGATTGATACGAGCCTAATGGTAACTGGAGGTTGAAACAATTGTCTTGCCAGCCGCAAGTCTGCAAAGAGGATTCTACTACTGTGCAGTCAAACAAAGCGTATTACCAAGTATCATCATCAGCTATGGTTATTGACATCCATCAGATGGGAACTGACCTTGccctataaatgaaaaataatggcaaaaaaagagaatagtacacattcattcacttagaaaaattttgctaaagctttttaaaatagagatattaggggcacctggatggctcagttggttaagcattctactcttgattttggctcagatcatgtctcagggtcatgagatggagtcccatatcacaCTGGGTGTGGTTCCTGCTtataattctctctttctctctccctctgcccctccctctcaacTCCTGtggttgctctctctctctctctctccctccctctctctctaaaaataaataaataaaatagaatagaatagaaataataaaaataatgtaaacttttcccagaaattcagaaaacataattatttaaaacatcttataataataataacagaaataaaataatggataaaaataaaaagtagagtaaATCCAttgttaagtatatttatttaaaatgtttctaaatataaaatattaataaaataaaatgattaatttctaaatgaaatcttaatcCACCAAATCTCATCAATCTTAATCCACcaaaaaggaaggagaacagaAATTTGAATGAAGCCTTATTATAATGAGAAAGGTTGTAGGTCTATAAACCTACATATGTAGGAgattatgaaaatataagaataaaacttTGTTAATTATTCTGATCatttagaaaaagcaaatatttctagaaaacttACAATTTATAAATTCAGATTCCTTGTAGTTGAAAAACTCTGAATAGACCAAAACATTAATATAATACTTAGTTTACAGCTCTAAAAGTCATCTTTGGACTTGTGGACTTAATAAAAGTTTGAGATGAAATCCTAGTTCTACGTCCTGCTCTTTGTAAAACTCTGATGAGGTACcttttcctcaatttcctcatctataaaatggggaccaTGATACCTATTTTATAGGATTGTCCTGAGGAACAACTGCATTAAGTATCTAGGAAGCGGCACTGTTCTGTACGGTGTGGTACATATAGGAGTCTATTTCACGGTATGGTTAGATGCTTTGGTAATGGATacaatgaaaattgaaaatgtgtCGGGTATCTTGTCAAGTAATTATCAGCAATTTCtgatcttccttggagaaatgtctatttatatatcctttgcccattttttttaaattgagctttTTGTACTTATTATTGACTTATCAGTGCTTTTCATATATTCTGGAAATAAGTTTCTCATTAGGTATAtgatttacaaacattttatCCCATTATAtggattgcttttttattttcattattatgtccTTTGAAGAACAAGAGCATTTAACACTGAAGTCCAGTACTTTTTGTGCCATATTGAAGTATTCTATGCGAAAATCAAGGTCAAAAGATTATctgcatgttttcttctaagaggttTTAGTTTATGTCCTGCATTtagatttaatccattttgagttagtttttgtatttggtgTAAGGTGAAgatgcactaaaccgctgagccacccagggtgccctctCTTTCTTagtaaacagaaatttcaccacaTTACAAACAGAGTATTCACAATCACTTGTAAATTTTAATTAGCTTAGTCTAGACCCCCCaagtgactcaggggttgagtatccaccttcggcccagggcctgatcctggggccctgggatcgagtcccacgtcggcctccctgcatggagcctgcttctccctcggcctatgtctctgcctctctcactctctgtcactctcatgaataaagaaataaaaatctttaaatcaaaacaacacaaaataatcCACTTAGGCCTTTGCTGGAAGGTGCTGCTTGTTGCTCGACTTGTGTTCCGTGGAGTCCGTGAGGCACGATCATCCTCACATTCGAGGCTTGCCGCTTTGTGTCACCGATGTGCTCCTGCCTCTTTatccctctttctgctttttggtttgatgaattattttttcatgattctattttaattgctccattttctccattcgagattcagctttctttctttttttatttaatgatcttcaatgatgttgcttctcctctgccaaCTTCCTGGTTCTGCACATGTGTCTGCGTGTGTGTCCGTGTCTCTGTTTCTCGGTCAGTGTGCGTGGACACACCACATGATTTCAGTTCAGTCGGGGTCAGGCTGGAGAGTCAGGGCCTCCTGTCTACGTTCAGTTCTGCGACTGACGGCAGGTTTCCTAGGGCCCAGGTCAGGGCGACCCACTGGGGGCACCGCCGTCCACAGCTCACCCAGGGGAAACGAGGGAAGGGCCCGGAACGCACGACAGGCAGGGGTTCAGGATGAGGACGGCCTCACCCCTTCTAGGCCAAGACCCCGACACCTtctgtagggtttgccttggattcaggagcctaggatcgtgGGGAGCTATTGCCCATCCCTGCCCCGGGgggactgtcatcttctgggcctccagaatgaggGTACCggtgcccgtgtgtgtgtgtgtgtgtgtgtgtgtgtgtgtgtttgaggaaaataatccctttatttaaaataccaaaaattcCAACTACTATAAGATACCACATGTAAAAAACAAGACATAGTCTTGAGATGTAAAGGACACTGTCCCTAGAAAgtgcctctctttttctattatttttttttcaatttggctAATGGTGTCTACTGACACATATTTGGAATGTAATCTATTTATCAGCCAGCTGTTCTGGCCCAATGTGgatttaggattttaaaacatgTGTGGCTTTAGAGCTGTATAATAAAGTATAATcttaaaagtatctttttaaaagactcttaTCATTGACATCACTGGTGACACCAATAAATAGCAGACATTGTAATAAGTAGTTTTTTGCAGTATTTTACAGCTAAACAGCCCTGCCATATAGGTAACATTAGTGTGTTAGTCCTGTGCACACAGGACCTCGTGGGCCTGGACgcatgtacacaccaaggaagaacgTGTGGGTGGAGGTATGTCCTGCAGGTGACACCCGCCTCCAAGGTCATAGATATGaggccacagtggcctggggacgtcTGGGAGAAGCACCCGCTAGGATACCCCTGTCCCACAGGCAAGATGCAGACCATCCCCGACGGGCACAACAGCTTCTCCAGGGTCAAACCGGGGAAGACTGGACAGTCGTGTCTGAACCCAGGCGTGTGTTCAGGTTGGGCCCTGGGTGCAtacagtccttccctggggcctgtggacagggGTGTGGTTGTGTCCCTGTGTGCACAGGCCTTcgcctgcagggaggggggcGTCGGCAGCACGAGCGCtgcccctgcagcttcctccaggagtgggtcagggagggggtcccaggaagtGAGGTCACTGCCGtgtcacagagcccaacagaactcGGAACCCCCGTAACCAGGCACCCGCATCCAgtgcagccccagctcaggctcacttggctggagacatctgCTACTGGAGGATGTTCTCTTGCTGCCGGCccacctctgggggctctggctcccaggaaccccaggggtgcGGCTTGTTCCTATGCTGTAGGCAGTGGCTCCAGCATAGGTACCAAGGCATCAGGGCGGTGATCAGGAGGCGCCGTCAGGTAACACagcgcaggccaggccaggccccctgtgccaCCATCCTGCGAGCCCCATTCCTTCCTCCTCAGGTTCAGGGAaccagggatgtgtgggcaggtccCATGTAGGCTGGGGGACGCTGCAGGGCGGCAGGTTCCCCGgggatcccttcagggtcaccctgatgtcgaggtgggcaggggggaaacAGGGTTCCTGAGGTCCTCTACCCGCCCCAGAGTCAccccgaggccctgcagccgcatccctttcctctctccaggGGTGGTGGGTGCCGCCTGCactgtggggtgtctgggtggaggcagctgggggtgcGGCCCAGCCGAGGGGGCCAgaccgggcgctgaggcctcctgcctggctgccgggcactgtctccacagagctccacccgggacgtggggcgcgagcgggaggaaggggtcgtctgccccaccgcctccaggagcagggaggTGCCCTGCGCAGCTAATGGAGGCCAGCGCGGGCTCAgggtgagtgcaggggctgggccCCCCGACACCCGGGCCCCGATGCGGCAGGAAGggccccgggtcccagaagccagcctgctaccccctgggccccccgacactcctgctcccacatgagtctggatcccctcctccccacacctgcccccatggccctgcccctgcctgggccagatgcagagtccctgcgCACAGATGCGTGGGAACATCAGAATAGAGCCCTCAGGGGAAGCCTGGTCCCCCgggggttagcgcctgccttcccccaggcctGATCTCCAaggcccgggatcgagccccgcctgggctccctgcacgggctgcttctccctctgtctgtgcggctgcctctctcggtctctctctctgtgtctctggaggTCCTTGTACtgatccaaatattttgaacatttatcctctGAGATTGTTTCTCTATTGCATAGTCGGTCctgtttgtgtaagagacaggcagggagcttgagcgggagagggagccccagctcctcaAGCCCACGGGGCCCCAGCGCAGGGCCTGCCGGGGCGGGATCCCAGGCCTCCTggcggctccctgcaggctgcacgtcccctctgtcccacctcagggtgCAGGGGCCGCGGCCGGGCAGGGGCATCAGATCGTCCTGACCAAGCTCACCCGGACGGAGCTGCTGGAGTACAAAGTCCGACAACTGCTGCTCGCCTTGCAGCGCAGGGACGTCATCTACATCTTCAGCTTTTTAGAGGATTATCGTACATTCGCCACCACGGACgaggtgctggacctgctgttcaccgagtgagcacctgcccctccgcagcccagggctgggccacctgctgctggggaggctggggatggtgtgagcttcccggcctcgggctgctcccccgcctggagcagggtcccccagggcctagcggggtcctggagggcagccccggggcctggcctgtggcgggtcggccagaggggctgtgcctgtgctcagcagccgTCCTCCTCCCCGTGACCaggcctgtgcctcctccccgcccccccatcaCCAGGGTCCTGAGCggcctgtttccccattgaaagggaggtttgagagtctatcgggggtctgtgtcctggggcagccAGACCGGGGAACCCCGGGACCCCCCAAGCCCACTAGGATATGGGCCATGGGCCTGGCCGGACCCTTTCATGCTCAAGCCTTCAGGAGGCCCCAGCAGGTGCGGGCGCTTCTCCGGGAGCTGCCCGTGGCCTCACgcacagagctgacggcccccggggctccggcctagTCGGGGTCAGAGGGTGACAGCCCCCATGATGAGGTTGCATCCACAGGACGATTCATGGGATGTCCCCGCCCTCCTCTAGGTATGGGTGCATCGCAGATGCGTGGGGTAACAACGATGTGGTCCTGCAGTGctggaaactgtgagtgactccggctcctgcaggagggccttccctctcctgGAGGGCAGCGAAGGggctgtgggggggtgggggggctgccccctcaccccacacatctgcaattcctgTGACAGGGAAAAGGTCTAACGCCCCTTCTGGAAAAGAGCGAAGGAGAGCGGTGGATGGGGTGCGGGCTTGGTGGGAGGCACTGGGACCCCTCAGGGAGACCTTCTCCATcccccccaaccctctctctgccccacacctgggacccagagcagagggggtggggagcatcgcactccccaatctggtggcacctggacccgggggcacagcaggtgctcaggagggccGGTGAGGGCTCCCGGACCaggcggcccccgccccgtgggagatgggagattagagtcagtggaaggacacccccgggggcccctcgggagggaggcagccagagccacaggagggaaggtggcGGTCCTGGGcggctcctggcaaggcctggcaggacacagagcccgagccctcctgccttggagcttcccagagcgacagtgtgtgcagtgagggcaatgacaggccaGACGCCCCCCGTCCCCTGATGCCTGCCGGTGGACtcaaggggcaggtgggcagggaccaggctgaggagggagccccgcttCTCCAGGAGAGATGGTGATGGTCACCCCgctgggcctgggctccccgcacagaggctgcatcccagcccctcctcagggagcaggcctgtggcaggcaggaccgccaGGTGGCAGGGGGACGAGGAGCAGGACTGGCCTCCGACACCCCGCGCGGGAAGCCAGGCCCcgggtcctgcagggcttccccgggacacctgcatgtgacggagccctgtcttctgacgcCTGTGCccgcctgtccctccccagggccatctcctTCATGATGGAAATATGGTTGAATTATTATGGGGACGACTTTCATCAGTTCCCAGAATTTCCCTCCCTTATAAAACTCCTCCAAATACTAAGACAGCACATGCCAGGCACAGATGCGCATCTCCGGGCCCTGCGTCACCTGAGGCAATTCAGACGCCTCCATGCAGCGGAGcgagaggctgggggtgaggaggactgGGGGTGGCCGAGCTGGGGACAGGGGGGGCCCGCGGATGCAGCCTCCGtgcagctgggccgggagcaggggtgggctcacaccccaccccacgggctgcagcctggggacacctcccagggctcttgccCTCACACATGGGGAGTGGTGGGAAGAGTGGCCTTGATTTGGGAGGGACGTGGACAGTCCGTCCTGGtggtgatactttgtcttcttggatcTACAGCTTTGGCCCGAGGAAAACACCCTGAACCCACTCTGCAGCGCACCCCAGCTCCGACCGTGGGGCCTGCTGCCCCGTggggcctggctgctggggctgagggcttggcctgCGATGAGCCGCCTGCTGGGGAGGCAAAGCCCCTGCAGATAGTGGTCACTGCTGCCCTGCAGGAGTCCCCTGCACCCCTGGGagccctggaggaggagcaggcgccACCCCCTGCTCTCGAGGTCGTGGATGTGCCCCAGCCACCTAACTCGATGGAGCAACTGGCCTCAGGGATGGAGCAACCCGTTGAGCCACCCGAagagcccgccccagctcccactgTGGAGCCTGGGGAAGGTTCAGGGTCTGAAGGGATAGTGGCTGCTGGAGATGAGGACTTGGTCAAGGCAGAGATGCTGGTTCCTGAGGTGAAGGTGGTGCACGTGCTGTTCGAACCTATGGTTCCCTGCCCCGATGAGGAGGAGCCCCCTGCTCCCATGGCCACCCCGGAGGAGTAGGCCCTGGTGCCTGCAATCGGGGTCCCCAGAGGGCCAGACCTGCAACCTCCCTCTGGAACAACCTGCTTTGACCCGTTAGCAGCCCCCTGACCACctcgggagcccgccccagctcccaccgCGGGGCTCGTGATGGCTGCAGCCCAACAGGGGCTTGCCCTCACCTGTtatttcactgtttctatattttgagtttttctttaacctttaacCTGTATAATGGCTTATagagttttattgtaataaaggaTAAGTTAACTTTACACAAAATtgactctgatgcttttaaattacaCAACATggtactttaggtccattcacagtgttgcaggcccggagcccagggcaccaggggacacagccgaggatccggggctcccccaggacaggcagaggctgggaggacacaggacagccgGGTCACTCCTGCAGCCAGGCCCAGAGCTGTGCAGATCGTGCCCCTACCCCGGAGCACCCAGTCCCGTGTGCTCtaggagctgcagtagttactgtgggagctgactccaggtctggacagctggccgccgccactgtggttgtccctcctggtgtcaccctgtacctgggcctgagcaggggcctcacaggataaagaaTCCCACTGAACTGTAGACCTGGCagagggctgggcagctcccccaggtgcacacacctgagaatcagcacagcaggcccctcccccagaaggccagttggaaggtcaggggaaaagcaagttattgaccaagcaccactggaaagttccaggggaagtcgagggatttacagtatatagaatcagaggatactccctttgttctttctttcctgtttgtttctgttgtttccccacccccttttttattcttttttactttgttttttctgttttcctcctttttccagtacaacatgttgttggccactctgcactgagcaaactgactagaaggaaaaactcacctcaaaacaaagaatctCCCACAGatctcacagagagagaaacagtcctctctcccacagagttacaaaatttcgaatacaatgtcagaaagccaattcagaagcacaattataaagctactggtggctctagaaaaaagcataaaggattcaagagacttcatgactgcagatttagatctaatcaggccgaaattaaaaatcaattaaatgagatgcaatccaaactagaggtcctaacgacgaggtttaacgaggtagaagaatgagtgagtgacatagaagacaagtggatggcaaggatggaaactgaggaaaaaagagaaagacaattaaatgACCATgaagataggttaagggaaataaatgacagcctcagaaggaaaaatccacgtttaattggggttcccgagggcgccgaaagggacagaggaccagaaagtgtatttgaacaaatcatagctgagaacttccctaacttgggaagagaaaca
This Canis lupus baileyi chromosome 31, mCanLup2.hap1, whole genome shotgun sequence DNA region includes the following protein-coding sequences:
- the LOC140622249 gene encoding ral guanine nucleotide dissociation stimulator-like, whose translation is MFSCCRPTSGGSGSQEPQGCGLFLCCRQWLQHRYQGIRAVIRRRRQSSTRDVGREREEGVVCPTASRSREVPCAANGGQRGLRGAGAAAGQGHQIVLTKLTRTELLEYKVRQLLLALQRRDVIYIFSFLEDYRTFATTDEVLDLLFTEYGCIADAWGNNDVVLQCWKLAISFMMEIWLNYYGDDFHQFPEFPSLIKLLQILRQHMPGTDAHLRALRHLRQFRRLHAAEREAGALARGKHPEPTLQRTPAPTVGPAAPWGLAAGAEGLACDEPPAGEAKPLQIVVTAALQESPAPLGALEEEQAPPPALEVVDVPQPPNSMEQLASGMEQPVEPPEEPAPAPTVEPGEGSGSEGIVAAGDEDLVKAEMLVPEVKVVHVLFEPMVPCPDEEEPPAPMATPEE